In the genome of Streptomyces violaceoruber, the window GAGATCGCGTGATGAAATCGTGTCCATGATCGTCGGGCGGGCCCCTTCGACCGGTCAGGTCGCGGGCCGACGCGACCCTCCGGGAGGGCGCGTGCCGACGGCGCCCCCTCACGCGCCCGTGCCCCGTGTGCCCGTTTCACGCCCTTGTGGCGCTGCCGTCCTTCTTCGACCGTTGAGTGGGCGGGAGTGGTGGCGAGGACTGGGGGAACCGCATGGCACGAACCTGGGAGGGACCGGCGGGGCGGCTGCTGCTCGGACTCGCGGTGCTGCTGCACCGGACGGTCACGGACCGGGCCGCGAAGAGAAGACTCGAACACTGGCGCAACGCCGCTCTGCGCGCCGCGTACCGGCGGGGCGTGCCGGTCGGGGTGCTCGCCTCCCGGACGCGGCTGACGCAGAGGTGGGTCAGGACGGTGGTCACCGGCGGGAAGCCCCCGCCGGTGGACGAGGCCGCATGAGGGTCAGGGCGTGTGGACCGACGGCCGGGGGGCCCTCGGCATCCCGCTTCCGAGGAAGAAGCTCGGGTGCGGTGGCTGGTTGTAGGCGGTGTTCTGCCAGGCCAGTGCGGTGCGGTACTGGGTGTCGTGGAGGAGGGTCGTGATGCGGGTGTCCGTGTCGTAGGGGGTGGAGTAGATGCGCAGGGCCGTGTTGTTCGACGTGCGCCAGACGACCTCCTCGCGCCAGTCGCCGAGGATGTCGCCGGCCAGGACCGGGGTGGCCTTGGTGCCGTTGTTGGAGGCGACGCCGGAGCCGGTGAGCAGGCGGGTGTCGCCCGAGGTGCCGTACTTGTCGACGTGGGTGCCGTCGAGGAGTTCACGGACGGTGTCGCCGTCCCACCAGGAAAGGAAGTTGGCGCTGGAGGGCTTGCGGCTGCCGACGACGGTGCCCTTGGGGTTGCGGATGCCGCTCTCCGCGGACGACCAGGACTCGGCGCCCGCGCTGCCCGACCAGATGTCCCCGGAGACACCGCGGCCGTTGTCGCCGCTCGCGCCGGTGGACCAGAGGATCTGGCCCGTGCGGGCGTCCGCCAGGTACGACGAGGGCTTCGAGCCGTCCTCGTCGACCTTGAACTCCTCCAGGCCCGCCCGGGACGGGTCGAGGTCGCCGACGTGCATGGCGTCGCCGTGGCCGTTCCTGGTGGTCCACAGGGCGTAGCCGTTGTCGTCGACGGCCATCGCGCCGTAGACGATCTCGTCCCGGCCGTCACCGTCCACGTCCGCGACGGAGAGCTGGTGGTTGCCCTGGCCGTCGTAGCCCTTGCCGCTGTTGGTGGAGGAGTTGGTGTCGAAGGTCCAGCGGCGGGTGAACCGGCCGTCCCGCCAGTCCCAGGCCGCGATCACCGTGCGCGTGTAGTACCCGCGCGCCATGATCACGGAGGGGCGGGAGCCGTCCAGGTACGCCGTGCCCGCCAGGAACCGGTCGACGCGGTTGCCGTAGGAGTCGCCCCAGGAGGAGACCGAGCCGCGGGCCGGGACGTAGTCGACGGTCCCCATCGCGCTGCCGGTCCGGCCGTTGAACATGGTGAGGTATTCGGGGCCGGAGAGGACGTAGCCGCTCGAGTTGCGGTGGTCCGCCGAGGAGTTGCCGATGACCGCGCCGGTGCCGTCCTTGGTGCCGTCGGCGGTCTTCATGGCGACCTCGGCCCGGCCGTCGCCGTCGTAGTCGTACACCTGGAACTGGGTGTAGTGGGCGCCGGAGCGGATGTTGCGGCCCAGGTCGACGCGCCACAGGCGGGTGCCGTCGAGCTTGATGCCGTCGACGACCGTGTTGCCGGTGTAGCCGGACTGGGAGTTGTCCTTGGCGTTGGTCGGCTGCCACTTGAGGACGAGGTCGAGGGCACCGTCGCCGTCGAGGTCGCCGACGGAGGCGTCGTTGGCCTCGTAGGTGTAGGAGACGCCGTCGGGGGTGGTGCCGCCGGAGGGCGGGCTGATCGGTACGTCCTTGTAGCCGGCCCGGAACTGGATCGCGTGGACGGAGTCGCCCTGCTCCGTGCCGTTCACGACCGCGCGGACGGTGTAGTCGGCGTGGGAGGGGGCGCCGGAGTGGAAGTAGGTGGTGGAGCCGGTGACGGGGCTGGAGTTGACCTTCGTACCGGCCCGGTAGACGTTGAACGCGACGTTGTCCGGGTCGGTACCCAGCCAGCGCCAGCTGACCAGGTTCCCGTCGCCGGTGTGGACGCTGACGACGCCCCGGTCCAGGGCCTCGACCTGGCGTGCCGTGGCGGCCTCGGCGGTGTCGGGGGCCAGCGTCGTCAGGCCCGCGCCGAGGAGCCCGGCGGCGGCGAGGGCCGCGGCCAGGGCGCGTGGGCGTCTGCGGTGCGGGTGGGGGGCGTG includes:
- a CDS encoding rhamnogalacturonan lyase, whose protein sequence is MRHPHTRPHAPHPHRRRPRALAAALAAAGLLGAGLTTLAPDTAEAATARQVEALDRGVVSVHTGDGNLVSWRWLGTDPDNVAFNVYRAGTKVNSSPVTGSTTYFHSGAPSHADYTVRAVVNGTEQGDSVHAIQFRAGYKDVPISPPSGGTTPDGVSYTYEANDASVGDLDGDGALDLVLKWQPTNAKDNSQSGYTGNTVVDGIKLDGTRLWRVDLGRNIRSGAHYTQFQVYDYDGDGRAEVAMKTADGTKDGTGAVIGNSSADHRNSSGYVLSGPEYLTMFNGRTGSAMGTVDYVPARGSVSSWGDSYGNRVDRFLAGTAYLDGSRPSVIMARGYYTRTVIAAWDWRDGRFTRRWTFDTNSSTNSGKGYDGQGNHQLSVADVDGDGRDEIVYGAMAVDDNGYALWTTRNGHGDAMHVGDLDPSRAGLEEFKVDEDGSKPSSYLADARTGQILWSTGASGDNGRGVSGDIWSGSAGAESWSSAESGIRNPKGTVVGSRKPSSANFLSWWDGDTVRELLDGTHVDKYGTSGDTRLLTGSGVASNNGTKATPVLAGDILGDWREEVVWRTSNNTALRIYSTPYDTDTRITTLLHDTQYRTALAWQNTAYNQPPHPSFFLGSGMPRAPRPSVHTP